AAGCGCGACGACCTTGAGGCAGCCATTCAGCGCTGTGACGAGCGTCTGACGGAGCTTGAGGGCAAGGTTCCGACGCTCGTGAGCCCGAAGGTCTGGACGGAGACAAAGGAACCCGGCGGGGACATGACCGGGGAAGGCTCGTGGTGGTACAGCGCGTCCATGACCGACCGGCGCGACTTCGTAACGCTCTTCGTGGACAAGATCGTTGTTGCGAAGGCTCCGAACTTCGGCACCGGGTACGAGCCCGTTCCGATTGAAGAGCGCGTCAAGATCACATGGGCGAAGCCGAAGGAAGGCAGCGCGAAGTAACGAGCACAGCGGGAAGGGGGCCGATCCTTCGGGGTCGGTCCTCTTTTTCTGCCTTCAACTCGTTAGTTAGCCTAACTAGTATACCGTTCCGTGACACTCCCTACACGAGCCCCCTGGGGAATCCCCTGCCTGACCTGGGCTTGTGCACTAGTGCAGTTTTGCACTTGATCTTGATAACACCATAGAAAAGCTATAGAGAAACCGTAGGAGCTTGCAAATCTGCAAACCTGCACCCTGCCCGCTGTTAGCCGGCGGACCACAGCAACCCCCGCGCCGGAATCCCCTCCGCTCTAGGGAATCCCTTTAGCTCTAGTAAGGGTGAGCCGGAAGAGGTAACGCGCACCCTTCCACACCGAACATGGCGGTCAGAACCCACCGGCTCACGGTGCCCTGTGTGCTCCCCGGCCTCTTCCCGGGTTGTAGCCCCGGGCTTCGCTTCCGTAGCTCAGTTGGAAGAGCGGCCGGCTCTTAACCGGCTTGTCGGTGGTTCGAGTCCATCCGGAAGCACAGCGCGTCAGGAACGGCACGAGTTGCGTATAGCGGTCGGGTGCCCATGGCAGGGGTGAAGCGGTTCGCCTGCCCACTCTCAAGAGTAGGTAGGGGGGTGTCCCCGGGAAGGGGGTACCCCCTATGCGTACACGGTGTCTTGAGTGCCGAGAGTGGGCTACCCACAGCGGCAGGTGTGCGGTACACCATGCGCACTACGCGGCACGGAGAAGCGTTCAGTCACATGCGAAGCGACGTGAGGCTATAGCCCGTGGCAACAATGCTGCGGCCCGTCTCCGTAAGGCTGTGCGTAAGGCTGTGGCTGGGCAGTGCGCTAACTGCCTTCGCGTGTTCCTGCCTTCTCAGGTGGACATTGACCACGTGCTCCCCCTTGCTCGTGGTGGTGAGGACATTGACAGCAACGTTCAAGTGCTGTGCAAGTCATGCCACAAGACGAAGACCGCAATGGACTTCGGCAAGCGCCCCTTCTAGGGAGGGGGAGAGCGGTCCGAAAGTTCGGAGGGTTACCCTCTAGCGATCCCGGCCCCAGCTCGGCAAACGCGCGCTAGGTGCATGGCCGTTTTTGCCTGAGCGTGACTGCCGCTTACCTGGGGTGACAATCCGAATGCCCCACTTTATACCCGCCACGAAGGCACCCGCTAAGGGGGATGAACGCTCCGTTAGGGGGTGCCATGAGCCACGCTAAGAGCCCTGAGCTACGCACCGGGAACGCCAACTACGCCGCTGAGGCTGAGGCACCGATTGTGTACGAAGGTCGTGCTCCCCGTGCTCCGGGTCACCTGAGTTCCACGGGCAAGGAGATTTGGCGCGCTGTCTGGCAAGCCGGCTCCGGTGCCTACTCCCCCGACACTGACCGCAACCTGATTCTTCGGTATGCGGAACTGTACGACCGACGCTCTCAGCTCCTTGACGCTGTGGACGCTGACGGTCTCATGACGATTGGCAGCACGGGTCAGCCGGTGGTTCACCCGGCAATGCGGTACGTCGAGAGCACGGAGAAGGAACTTCGCGCTATCGAGACCGTCATTGGATTCACGCCCGAAGCGCGTATGCGTCTCGGCATCGTGGCTGCCGAAGCCCGCAAGGTTCAGGCGGGACCCGAAGACTTCTGAGGCGGTGACCGGTGGGCAAGATTGATCCGGTCATCTCTCGGCACATTCCCGCTGACGCGCCGTTCTCTTCTGAGGGGTACCGCGTAGCGAAGTGGATTGAAGAGTTCTGCTACCTGACCGGCTCGTTCGCCGGCCAACGCTTCAAGCTCCTGCCGTGGCAGCGTGAACTACTCGTTGACGCGTACCGGCTTGAGCAAGACGCGTTTGGGCAGTGGAAGCGCAAGCACAGAATGGCAGTCGTGTGCATTGCCCGTAAGAACGGGAAGAGCACGATTGCGGCAGCCATCATGCTTTACCACCTGATTGCCGATCGGGCCGACGCACAACGTCAGGTGATCGCTGCGGCGAATGACCGCAATCAGGCGCGCATGGTTTTCGACGCGGCGAAGCAGATGGTCAACGCGTCCCCGAAGCTCAGCGCCGTATGCGATGTGCAGCGCGACATTATCCGGTACAAGGACAACACGTACCGGGTCGTGAGCGCGGACGCTGGACGGCAACAGGGCTTGAACCCGTGCGCGGTCTCGTTGGAT
This is a stretch of genomic DNA from Streptomyces sp. TG1A-8. It encodes these proteins:
- a CDS encoding HNH endonuclease, translating into MRTRCLECREWATHSGRCAVHHAHYAARRSVQSHAKRREAIARGNNAAARLRKAVRKAVAGQCANCLRVFLPSQVDIDHVLPLARGGEDIDSNVQVLCKSCHKTKTAMDFGKRPF
- a CDS encoding phage terminase small subunit P27 family, coding for MSHAKSPELRTGNANYAAEAEAPIVYEGRAPRAPGHLSSTGKEIWRAVWQAGSGAYSPDTDRNLILRYAELYDRRSQLLDAVDADGLMTIGSTGQPVVHPAMRYVESTEKELRAIETVIGFTPEARMRLGIVAAEARKVQAGPEDF